aaaaataaatttttatttttgagcttattttaaaatcaaagaaaataaaattaaaaaaaaaaaaaacagctcatgaGTAGATATTTTTCTTGCAAGTGTTTTTCAGGACTGGTAACTGATATGATGGCATTTcatctgaaaatatattttacaagattAAATTGAAATAATGCATGAATGAACccttctgataaacaagaactaTTGTTATTTTCTCTAAACTTTGCATAGCAACTCTGTTTGCATAAAGATATGCTTTGATGAATGCCATAGATTCCAAACCATTTTTATCACAGGTAGTGGCCCTTTTCTGGCatacttatttcatttttctatatcAGATTCACCGAATTGTGCTTGCCGCAAAATTGGGTCTCCCGAACACTATGTTTTTCTTTCCCTTATAACATCTAATTATCATATTAGACTTAACACCATGGCAATAAATTGTTATCAGAATATTCTCAATGCATTTTCTCACACTTTTTTCAGTAAACGACTCCATTCACTTTTTATGTATCTCTCTTAAGAAATTTTTGTGATTTAAGGTGTTAAGTCTTTTTTCCcctcatctctttttttttttaatctgaaataattattaaattttaatattgataaaaagaaaaagaaaataaaaaattatggttATTATCATATTGTAATAATTTGTCTTGCATCTTACCCTGCGTGGTATGTCAAAATATACCTAATAACATTGTGTATGACAACTTTAAAATGACTGTGATAACTCCATTTTgtgtgtaaaaatttaaaaattgttactaataattcatgtatatatatatttttttaaaactaaattcctcaTGAACCTGcctgctcagatttatctgagcatttaaaatcaATAAACCAAGCAATTTTTAGGTGCAATGGTCTCTGAGGGCACCAAATGTCAAATATACATACccactaaatgaaaatataaaagttttacttaaaCATTTCTACTGATAATATTGATGATATACTGATAATATTGATGCACTAATTCTGTCCTTTGTATATGTAAGTTTTAATGGACAAAACAGCAAATAAGCCTTTCTGTAccgagaaattaaattttcttgcatCTTTCATTATCAAAGTTAGTGTTTTCTCGTAGGAACTCTTTTTAAACAGTAAAAGCATTGGAATGTAACTATTTTACGTTTCTGAATATGTTATTTTGTGTCAgaaatatgcaaattttaatattCCTCGAGTAGGAACAAACTCTGTCAGCAAAAAACGAGTTTTCACAACATTTCTGGGTTTTTCTGAATGTTCCCATCTCTAGTTATGGAGCCAACTGCGCCATTTAGATTTTTAGGGGAATTGTTGTAAAGGTCTCCTCTTTTTAGAGGCTATTAATCTTAGGGAGGGGCAAGTGCTCTTACATTTGAAGAGGTGTACCATTGCTGGGgataagtacttttttctgaaaatccaTTACATTATGATGAACTCTTGCTGCTAGGAATCCttgaattatgtattttttaataatataaatgcattttatgtaTGATATATTTGTGTCCTTTTACAGGAAGAAATTTCCAGATATAAAGATTTCATCACAAATTTTATTAAGTCACATAAATTCAAGAAAACTGTGTTGTTATCAAGTagcttttcacaattttttacaGCAGAAAACCTTCAAGGGTAAGATTTTTAGTATCAATAGTTAACTTAACCCTGTGTTCATTTTTAGAAGATTGTGTACTTACAAATTATTGGTTTTACaagttaaattattattatttttttcaaaatttaaatacatgtatCAGGTATCAGTGatgtttttagaactttttatgtcaaaaaagggggggggggacaatgcaattttttttaaataatagatctTCCACTATCGTTTATTTGTGTAAAAAGTCTCCTGAAAAGCCTAAGCTCTTATATTAACATTCTTAAGCACAtatttctgattttatttttatttttttgtcagtcAACTTTTCTTTAAGGGTAAAAAATAGTAcatttcaaaaaactattttacttcATCCTGAAACTGTTGTATGTTCAGAAGAAAAAGACCAGGAGTAATTTGTGTCCGAGCCTTGcatatatcgtcgcttcagagcaaccataagacatctaatcctagaAACAATagaaagatatcctactgttgtgaCGATATGTTGATGTAAGGGGTCAACATTTTGATGAGATTATTGGCTAACTCTTTCAAAACGTCAACCAGAAGTATATAAAGTGCTAAAAGAATCATAAATAAGATAGCAACAAGGtaggttaaatatttttatatgaattGGTGTTGCAAAAAAGGTGTATCAAAATCAGTTTTTGTTAAGTTGCCCTTCTCTCTAGCCATATGATAGttgattctttttattattaatttgattCTAGAGATTTATTTCAGATTTGACTGATCACATTTAAGGGAATATGCATGAAATTTAGTATTCATGCAATAACACTGCTAAACAAAAATCTTAACTGTTATGTATTCCTTAaaactttaagaacaaaaaagGCGTTAActtaaaatctcaaaaaatattacttcgcTATCGTTTGTTTTAGTGATTTTGATACAATAGTATCTTTGCATAAATAATGGTTTTGTAAATCTAGTTtgctgaaaataaattattgtaaatgCATTACTGTTACATTGCAAATTCAATATTCTTgctgtgtaagtgtgtgtatggcCATTACTTTGTTAATGCATTTTTATTACATTGTGAATGCTGTTAATTGTGAATTTGTTACATttgtaaatgcattatttttgcatatttgatCATTAAAATAATAGTTACCTCATTCAACCAATGAAAAAACCAGTGCTGCAGAGTCGGAGAAAAATCACCCCACTTCCTACCTCAAAAatcactccgactccgacttcataACCCTGACAAAGCTGTTGACTCAAATAGTTGAAGGAAGATGATCAACTCCCAACTCCTAATATTGTAAATCCTCCAACTCTTTTGCCCAAAAATCAGTCAAATTCCACGgacataaaaagtattttttcttacaaTTTCAAAGCTTTTTAGTTTAAGTAAGAATATAAAGAAAAGCCTATTAACTTCTTGATCATGTCCTTTTTTCTTCCCCTTCTAGTGTACCCATTCATTATCTACTTACAAGCACTGTACGGGAAGAAGAAAAGCagtttgaaaacatttcttgGCGGAAATTTCAGTTGCCACAAAATGTGGATCCTACAGAGACTTCTTTAATTCCTGGAGGTGGAATTGCTGCTAAATTGTTGAAAGACTGGTAAATCcatttatttcaaacaatttaGACATTTTAAACTATGTGTTAATCAGTAGCAAAAGTCTTGTTGATGGtgaagaaataaatactttttgtgAGCTATtggtatatttttcaaattaattatcataaattAAGGGGTAGGAGTTCTcctaaaaatatttgtataaactaaattttacattttgtccTTATTTTCCTAAAACACAGTTCAACTTGGTTTTTGTAAAATACCAAAAATTCTCGAATTTGTTTGTATTTGGCATTATTTGTGACAACCATGagtaagtaaaattgaaaaaaagaagaaatgtatatttatgttttaaaatgagtTCACACTTTTTTACCGTTACTAAACAAAAATTGCAATctaattacattgaaaaaaaatgtagcttacttcttaaaatttaacatttttggagaaaaatcccTTAACTTTAGACCTTTTAAATTCCCCCATTTACATCTCCAGTGTAAACTGCCTAGTGTTATTTGCATATCAACATTTTCCTGTGGCATTGTATGAAAGTGATACTCtgcagtttaatttttaaatgtaatagcAAAATTTAACAGATGCATATGCTCTATTCTTAATATAAAATGATTTAATATGCACTTTTCAAAGAGTATTGGGCTTATGATATTCAAGTTATGATACTCAATCACGAAAATTTTTAGTGAAGAGTTCAGAAAAGTTTGTTCATCTTAGCCTAAACTTGCATTTTAATGCACAAACAACCTGAGAAAAACTAAAAGGCcagtaagaaattttgaaaaaacaggaaaatgaaattaaagggattttaatattgaTATATTAATTGTTAATattcatttgtgagaaataatgCAACAGACAGAATTTGTAAAGTTTGCAGTTACTACAGAATGGTATATTCATAGTTAGTATTTCAGCCTGAGTAACAGCTTTGAGGCCACCAGtatttcttaaaatctaaatGCACATGTACAGGAACAAATATCACAGCGGCTAATAGGATTGTGGAAGCCCATCAACTTGTAgttttgtcatttatttcttcaaagttttggtGATCTTTGTGAACATATCCGAAGGTAGTAAGTTAACTGATCatgaaagagggcagattgaagctttttcttcaacagggATGAGTAGCTGTACTATTGTGGaaacaaaatgtataaaagatCAAAGACGGTAGTCAACAATTTTTTTAGATTGAAAGACAACCAATGTAAAAAGAACACCTGGGGAAGACCAAGAGCTTTGTCCTTGCGTGTTAAGAGAAGATTTTGCAAACTACATCAACTGGAAAATACTCAACCAGTAAACTTATTAAAACGACAGTTAAAATGTTTGTCAGAAAACGGTATGttacacaattagaaggtgtaacatttttattttttatgcagcaaaattgGCTAAGCCTTAGTTACTGAAAAGGCACAAAATAGGGTATTTGAACTTTAGCCAGGAagtcatgacctgggataaccaatcaatacaattttttttttctgatgtaaaGAAGTTGGATTTGGATGGAAGTACTATTTGGCATGCATATACAAATATATGCATGCAATAATCTGGTTTTTACTGATTATCATCAATGATGATTTGACTTGAATAATCATCCAGCTTTTCTAAgccaaataataaaattaaacacaaTGCTAAAGTAATTATAGAAATTATTTGATCagtaatatataatttttcttgGTTGTAacttttagacttttaaaaaagTGTCTTTCTTCATTATCACCTTTTCTCCTCATAATTTATTTACAGTGAAGAGCAGCAAGTTCCTTTGGTCGTTTTAATCCTTGTTTGTTCTGAAGGAAATAATTATCCTGAAGCTTTACAAATGGTTAAAAGCATCAATCAATGGCTTCAGTTAAAGCAGGTACTTCACTTCTctagtatttattaatttaaaaattttgctgttATTATTCAACATTGAAAGCCTGTTTTTGTTCTCTTTTTACTGTAATTTAGACCAAAGATTCTGAAGAAGTCTGGAAAATTCCTATATCATGGGCTTTACCATATGGAAGTGATGCACCACacacaatgttttaaaatttgttgaataaaaattatgtatgaaatgtttaataaaatttttatgtattgTTTTCTATCTGAACCACTTTGTATTTACCTAGTAAATCAGTTTTTGTATCACTCTTGCAACTAAGATATGtggccaagggcgcccatataagaTAAGGGGgtcccttagaaatgagaactcccttgcttttagtgttttttctttgcaaaaatgtataaaaatttcttttccagccattaataataagttattaaaaatgtcaaattttaaatctctaatctgtactgaaatctgtttctatggggaaaatattctgctaaccCATAGGGAAAacttttgagccccccccccttaaaattttgcatatgagcgcccttgTATGTGGCAACTCTTGTTATTGGTTTGAAACCCTATAGTATTTGTTGAATAGGTAGTATGAGTTTGGGAGCATTGAATCACTGGTATTAAAATGGGCATTCACTGCTTAACGCAGCAAGTGCCATGGATGTATCTTGGACAGGTCAAATTGATTGTCTCCTACCTACATTAGTGTTGTTTAGTTTCCACtgacattacaatattttaatatgaaatttaaGTTATTAGATTTCAATAGTTAAATAGTAAAGATTccatttaaaaacattataagTATGATTTATAATGTTTAAATATTAAGCAGTATTTAAGATTAATTTCAGCTAGTTGACAGggatatttttatgaaaagaacaaacaaagcaAATGACTTAAAATGCAGGAATTATGtttgtattttataaattacGCATCTGTCTCCCTGAATAGTCTTACTTTTGTAATGCTAAGACATTTAATAACAAtgctttcaaaaatattccaaatgaaACAAACATGTACAAAAACAGACTGCAGACTTTGTTGTTATCCTGATATTTCTGATAGAAAATATTTTGTCCCAAAAttcccgattaaaaaaaaaatcaatttcagagCACCCAACAAGTTTTCAGTTTGTCCCcctaaggaaaaaatattttaatcttgatttttaaaagttaaaatttgtaatgCATTGATTATTCAACAGTAATTGGGCATTTTGCCACCACTTAtgttgcatcgaaattaacaatgatttctctacaaaaaggtgcaaaagaccccttcagaaacacttgaatgcaactaaaaggggaggtgcataactagaccccactaggagtctacgtacaaaatttcaactttctaggacttaccgttcttgattatgcgacatacatacgcacatacatacagatgtcacgagaaaac
This window of the Uloborus diversus isolate 005 chromosome 4, Udiv.v.3.1, whole genome shotgun sequence genome carries:
- the LOC129220477 gene encoding proteasome assembly chaperone 2-like, which encodes MVTKMSVFWDENKQPIFEDYIFILPSISVGNVGQLAVDLLLNNLEVKHVAFIEEPSILPIVGPDPFDPESTKLATSCELFQFEEKKLLIMQQRAPIIPEEISRYKDFITNFIKSHKFKKTVLLSSSFSQFFTAENLQGVPIHYLLTSTVREEEKQFENISWRKFQLPQNVDPTETSLIPGGGIAAKLLKDCEEQQVPLVVLILVCSEGNNYPEALQMVKSINQWLQLKQTKDSEEVWKIPISWALPYGSDAPHTMF